TAATATTTGTGCTGCCATTGAAAATGCATAATAATACCCTGTATATTTACCAACATTTGATCCTCTAGCTAACTCGACGACCATCGGATAAGAGTTAACGTTAATTGAAGCCCAAGCGATACCAGTTAATCCAAAGATGATATACATTACCCATCCGGTACTTTCATTAACAAATGATGCTGCTCCAAAACAAATAGTTAATAATACAATTCCAATAAGAATTGCTTTTTTTCTACCAATTTTTGTTGATAAGATACCTATTGGAATAAAAGCAATAATTGCAGTAACATTTGCAACTAATAAAGGTAGTGTAAATGACGGAATTTGTAAAACATGAGGTACATAATCAGAAACCTTTGAAATAATCGCATTATAACCCATAAACCATAAGAACACTGAAGCTAGGATAAGTATTAAAGATATTTTCTTATCCCTTGGTAATGCTTGCATATCATGATCTTCTTCTTCAGATTCTACAAGACCAAATTTAATATCTTCATTTATTTTTTCTTGAACTAATTTAGGTTCTTTTACTTTCCACAAGAAGATTGCTAATACAACTAACATTATGATTCCAACAATAATAAATGCTAATGTGTAAGGAACATAAGACCTACCATCTAATCCTAATACAGTAAGTAAAATTAAAGCAGTTGTTCCTGCTGCTGCTCCCATTAAATTAATGATTGCATTTGCTTTAGATCTTAAAGGTTTAATTGTAACATCAGGCATCAAACTAACGGCTGGAGATCTAAATGTTGACATCGCAATTAATGCTACAAGTAATACAGATACAAAAACAATAAAGTTTAAAGGACTTTGAGCTGTTTCTTCCCAAGCTAGAGTTGATAAATAGGTTTGGTAATAATCATTTAAAAATGCAAGATTCCCAACAGATAATTCAGTTTCTTGATTATCATCTAAAACTGAACTTATTTTTTCATAAGTAGAAGCTCTATATTTCTCATAAGCTTTAAATGTAATAGCACCACTAGCTAGTTTATCACTTCGCTCAGTTTCTATATCTGCTAGAAGACCCTCCCAAAATGTTTCTAATCTTCTTTGATCATCATCTTTATACGTTTCATATAAACCAATGATTTCAGTTTGATTAATACGTTGAGTTTGAATGTTGTCCATAAAAGACAAACCCATAAATGCAAATGCTGCAATAACTGTACCAACAACTACATAAGGAGTTCTTCGTCCTCGTTTATGATTAGATTTATCAGATAAAGCACCAAACAATGGCAACATAAATAATGCTAGTATATTATCCAAAGCCATAACAGCACCAGATGCTGTTTGATTCAATCCAAATTTATCAATCATAATTTTGGCGATAATGTTATCGTATGTTTGCCAAAAAATAGTAATAATGAAAAAAGCTAATCCAACATAAAATGTTTTTTTATAATTGAGTTTCATAAAGTCTCCTTTTATTATTTATTTGTTAATACAATTATAGCATGTAATTATTTGATTTAAAATTTCATTTTTAGAAAACAGCAAAAAAAGAGGAAAATGAATTCCTCTTTAGTTATTAAATGTATTTAGCTCCCATAGCCATTGCTTCTTTATTGACTGGAAGAAGTGCTTCTTTAGCACCTTTTAAGAAATGTTTTAAACTATCTTCAATCACTTCATCTTTAAATATTTTATTAACCTTTAAGTAAGCCCCAAACATTGCCATATTAGCAACTTGAGGTTTTCCTAATTTATTAGCTATCTCATTCATTGGAACACCATATAAATGGAAAGGTTGTTTAACTTCTTCTTCAATCAATGATGAATTATAAAATATGTTTCCATCATCCGTAATCAATTCTTGGAACTTATGAAGAGATGGAAGATTAAAGACTAGTAAGTCATCTGCTTTTTTAAAGATTGGTGAGTAAATAGGTTTATCACTAATGGTTACTGCACAATTTGCTGTGCCACCTCTAGTTTCAGGCCCATAAGTAGGCACCCATACACTATATAAACCTTGTTCATTTGCAGCATATGCCAATAATTGTCCTGTTAGCATAACACCTTGACCACCAAAACCAGCAATTCTAATTCTTCTAATCATGACTAATCACATCCTTAAAAACACCTAAAGGAAAGATAGGAACCATTTCTTCTTTGATACGGTTTAATGCATCAATTGGTTTCATCTTCCAATTTACTGGACAAGTTGATAAGACTTCAATTAAAGAAAAACCTTTGCCTTCAATTTGATAAGTAAATGCTTTTTTAATTGCTTTTTTAGCTTTTCTAATATTTCCAACATCGGTAAGCATAACTCTTTCTACATAAGTTGCCCCTTCAACTTGTGATAAAATTTCTGCCATTTTAATAGGGACTCCATGTAAAGATTTAATACGTCCATCTTGAGATGTTGTTGTTTTTTGTCCTAATAATGTTGTTGGGGCCATTTGACCACCAGTCATACCATAAGTTGTGTTGTTCGCATAAATAACTGTAAAGTTTTCTCCTCTATTAGCTGCATGAATTGTTTCAGCAATACCAATAGATGCTAAATCTCCATCACCTTGATATGTAAATACGATATTATCAGGTAAAGATCTCTTTATACCAGTTGCAACCGCACATGCTCTACCATGAGCAGCTTGTTGCATATCACAATTAAAATATTCATAACTAAAAACTGAACATCCAACTGATGCTACACCAACTGTATGATCAAGCACACCTAATTCATCTAAAACTTCTGCAACTAATTTATGTAGAATACCATGCGTACATCCAGGACAATAATGCGTAGGTTTATCAGTCAAACCAGATGATCTCTCATATTTAATCATTTAGTCCACCAACCTTTCATCAAATGTCATAATTGCTTCAACAATTTCTTCTGGCTCTGGAACAATACCGCCAGCACGTCCATAAAATGCTATTTTATGTCTACCTTTATCTGAAATTAAAACATCATCTAGCATTTGTCCTAAAGACATTTCAACAACCATAAGACCTTTTACACTCTTAGGTATTAAATCAAATGCTTTTTTAGGATATGGCCATAAAGATATTGGTCTAATCATACCAACTTCAATACCATTTTCTTTTAAAATTTCTATTGAAGATCTACAGATTCTTGCAGTTGTTCCATATGCAACAATAACATAATCAGGATGATCCATGTTAATCATTTCATACTTAACTTCATTCTTTGTAACTTCTTGATATTTCTTTTGAAGTTTTAAATTATGTTGTTCTAACTCATTTGCATCTAAAAACAAACTATTAATAATATTTCTACCTTCATGATGTTTCATTCCAGTAGCTGCCCATGTTTTTTCAGGAAGTTTTCTTTTTTTAACTGGTCGATCTAAATCGACTGATTCCATCATTTGACCAATTAGTCCATCTGCTAAAATCATAACAGGATTTCTATAAGTATCTGCTACATCAAATGCTTCTTTCATCAAATCAACAGTTTCTTGTACTGATTCAGGAGCAAATACAATAACATGATAATCACCATTTCCCCCACCACGAGTGGCTTGATAATAATCACCTTGAGATGGCTGAATTGAGCCCAATCCAGGTCCGCCTCTCATCACTGAACCAATGACACATGGCAATTCTGCTCCAGCAATATAACTAATACCTTCTTGCTTCAAAGCAATCCCAACTGATGATGATGAAGTCATCACTCTTTTTCCTG
The sequence above is drawn from the Mariniplasma anaerobium genome and encodes:
- a CDS encoding MFS transporter, producing the protein MKLNYKKTFYVGLAFFIITIFWQTYDNIIAKIMIDKFGLNQTASGAVMALDNILALFMLPLFGALSDKSNHKRGRRTPYVVVGTVIAAFAFMGLSFMDNIQTQRINQTEIIGLYETYKDDDQRRLETFWEGLLADIETERSDKLASGAITFKAYEKYRASTYEKISSVLDDNQETELSVGNLAFLNDYYQTYLSTLAWEETAQSPLNFIVFVSVLLVALIAMSTFRSPAVSLMPDVTIKPLRSKANAIINLMGAAAGTTALILLTVLGLDGRSYVPYTLAFIIVGIIMLVVLAIFLWKVKEPKLVQEKINEDIKFGLVESEEEDHDMQALPRDKKISLILILASVFLWFMGYNAIISKVSDYVPHVLQIPSFTLPLLVANVTAIIAFIPIGILSTKIGRKKAILIGIVLLTICFGAASFVNESTGWVMYIIFGLTGIAWASINVNSYPMVVELARGSNVGKYTGYYYAFSMAAQILTPILSGVFMDYVFKTRLILFPYAAIFVAASFITMFFTKHGDSEYNEKKGLLESFDVDMD
- a CDS encoding thiamine pyrophosphate-dependent enzyme, which produces MIKYERSSGLTDKPTHYCPGCTHGILHKLVAEVLDELGVLDHTVGVASVGCSVFSYEYFNCDMQQAAHGRACAVATGIKRSLPDNIVFTYQGDGDLASIGIAETIHAANRGENFTVIYANNTTYGMTGGQMAPTTLLGQKTTTSQDGRIKSLHGVPIKMAEILSQVEGATYVERVMLTDVGNIRKAKKAIKKAFTYQIEGKGFSLIEVLSTCPVNWKMKPIDALNRIKEEMVPIFPLGVFKDVISHD
- a CDS encoding 2-oxoacid:acceptor oxidoreductase family protein, which gives rise to MIRRIRIAGFGGQGVMLTGQLLAYAANEQGLYSVWVPTYGPETRGGTANCAVTISDKPIYSPIFKKADDLLVFNLPSLHKFQELITDDGNIFYNSSLIEEEVKQPFHLYGVPMNEIANKLGKPQVANMAMFGAYLKVNKIFKDEVIEDSLKHFLKGAKEALLPVNKEAMAMGAKYI
- a CDS encoding 3-methyl-2-oxobutanoate dehydrogenase subunit VorB codes for the protein MSKVLMKGNEAIAKAAMKAGLECYFGYPITPQNEVPEYLSKLLPDAGKVFVQAESEVAAINMVYGAAGSGKRVMTSSSSVGIALKQEGISYIAGAELPCVIGSVMRGGPGLGSIQPSQGDYYQATRGGGNGDYHVIVFAPESVQETVDLMKEAFDVADTYRNPVMILADGLIGQMMESVDLDRPVKKRKLPEKTWAATGMKHHEGRNIINSLFLDANELEQHNLKLQKKYQEVTKNEVKYEMINMDHPDYVIVAYGTTARICRSSIEILKENGIEVGMIRPISLWPYPKKAFDLIPKSVKGLMVVEMSLGQMLDDVLISDKGRHKIAFYGRAGGIVPEPEEIVEAIMTFDERLVD